From the Streptomyces syringium genome, one window contains:
- the pdhA gene encoding pyruvate dehydrogenase (acetyl-transferring) E1 component subunit alpha, protein MTVDSTAARKPRRSSSKRAGKPAASPGQPELVQLLTPEGVRVEHPDYSIDLTPEELRGLYRDMVLTRRFDAEATTLQRQGELGLWASLLGQEAAQIGSGRATRPDDYVFPTYREHGVAWCRGVDPTNLLGMFRGVNHGGWDPNENNFHLYTIVIGSQALHATGYAMGVAKDGADSAVIAYFGDGASSQGDVAEAFTFSAVYNAPVVFFCQNNQWAISEPTERQTRVPLYQRAQGYGFPGVRVDGNDVLAVLAVTKAALERARTGQGPMLIEAFTYRMGAHTTSDDPTKYRRDEEREQWEAKDPILRLRAYLESEGNADETFFAGLETEADALAKRVRDAVRSMPDPDNMAIFENIYADGHALVDEERAQFAAYQASFAEESN, encoded by the coding sequence GTGACCGTGGACAGCACTGCCGCGCGCAAGCCGCGACGCAGCAGCAGCAAGCGCGCCGGGAAGCCGGCCGCCTCGCCGGGGCAGCCGGAGCTCGTGCAACTGCTGACGCCCGAAGGCGTACGGGTCGAGCACCCGGATTACTCCATCGACCTGACGCCCGAGGAACTGCGCGGCCTGTACCGGGACATGGTGCTGACCCGCAGGTTCGACGCCGAGGCCACCACCTTGCAGCGGCAGGGCGAGCTGGGTCTGTGGGCCTCGCTGCTCGGCCAGGAGGCCGCGCAGATCGGCTCCGGCCGGGCCACCCGCCCCGACGACTACGTCTTCCCCACCTACCGCGAGCACGGCGTCGCCTGGTGCCGCGGGGTCGACCCGACCAATCTGCTGGGGATGTTCCGCGGGGTCAACCACGGCGGCTGGGACCCCAACGAGAACAACTTCCACCTCTACACCATCGTCATCGGCTCGCAGGCGCTGCACGCGACCGGTTACGCCATGGGCGTGGCCAAGGACGGCGCCGACTCCGCCGTGATCGCCTACTTCGGCGACGGCGCGTCCAGCCAGGGCGACGTCGCGGAGGCGTTCACCTTCTCGGCCGTCTACAACGCCCCGGTCGTCTTCTTCTGCCAGAACAACCAGTGGGCCATCTCCGAGCCCACCGAGCGGCAGACCCGCGTCCCGCTCTACCAGCGCGCCCAGGGCTACGGCTTCCCCGGCGTCCGCGTCGACGGCAATGACGTCCTCGCCGTCCTCGCCGTCACCAAGGCCGCCCTCGAGCGTGCCCGCACCGGCCAGGGGCCGATGCTCATCGAGGCCTTCACGTACCGCATGGGCGCCCACACCACCTCCGACGACCCGACGAAGTACCGCCGGGACGAGGAGCGCGAGCAGTGGGAGGCCAAGGACCCGATCCTGCGGCTGCGCGCCTACCTCGAGAGCGAGGGCAACGCCGACGAAACGTTCTTCGCCGGGCTGGAGACCGAGGCCGACGCCCTCGCCAAGCGGGTGCGCGACGCCGTCCGGAGCATGCCGGACCCCGACAACATGGCCATCTTCGAGAACATCTACGCCGACGGCCACGCCCTCGTCGACGAAGAGCGCGCCCAATTCGCCGCATACCAGGCGTCCTTCGCAGAGGAGAGCAACTGA
- a CDS encoding response regulator: MPEQRKITVFLLDDHEVVRRGVHEMLSVEEDIEVVGEAGTVADALVRIPATRPDVAVLDVRLPDGSGVEVCREIRSQDENIKCLMLTSFADDEALFDAIMAGASGYVLKAIRGNELLSAVRDVAAGKSLLDPVATARVLERLRDGKDPKGDDRLANLTDQERRILDLIGEGLTNRVIGERLHLAEKTIKNYVSSLLSKLGMERRSQAAAYVARLQAEKSR, from the coding sequence GTGCCCGAACAACGAAAAATCACGGTATTTCTGCTCGACGACCATGAGGTCGTCCGTCGGGGCGTCCACGAGATGCTCTCCGTGGAGGAGGACATCGAGGTCGTGGGCGAGGCCGGGACGGTCGCCGACGCACTCGTGCGCATTCCCGCCACCAGGCCGGATGTGGCCGTTCTGGACGTGCGCCTTCCGGATGGCAGCGGAGTAGAAGTATGCCGCGAGATCCGTTCTCAGGACGAAAACATCAAATGTTTGATGCTCACGTCGTTCGCGGACGACGAAGCACTGTTTGACGCGATCATGGCAGGCGCGTCGGGCTATGTCCTGAAAGCCATCCGCGGCAATGAACTGCTCTCGGCGGTGCGCGACGTGGCCGCCGGCAAATCCCTGCTGGACCCGGTCGCGACCGCCCGGGTGCTGGAGCGGCTGCGCGACGGCAAGGACCCCAAGGGCGACGACCGGCTCGCGAACCTCACCGACCAGGAGCGCCGGATCCTGGATCTGATCGGCGAGGGCCTGACCAACCGCGTCATCGGCGAGCGGCTGCACCTCGCCGAGAAGACGATCAAGAACTACGTCTCCAGCCTGCTCTCCAAGCTGGGCATGGAGCGCCGCTCCCAGGCCGCCGCCTACGTGGCCCGGCTCCAGGCGGAGAAGTCCCGCTGA
- a CDS encoding pyridoxamine 5'-phosphate oxidase family protein: MLSELSGLSGLSRLSGSPRPTGPSQATDRLEATDEHRALELLARTPYGRASVSMRALPFVTVARHIVVDAPSAASAPSSAPSSRVLLRLHGGFGYAQACDGSVVAYSADNLSGRQEGDEDVWTVQFVGMARLFTPSAAEIELFGRPPRTADGAPFDPEYLCVEPQFISLHHLEGVPARQFTHSP, translated from the coding sequence ATGCTTTCTGAGCTTTCCGGACTTTCCGGGCTTTCCCGCCTGTCCGGCTCCCCCCGACCGACCGGACCGTCCCAGGCGACGGACCGCCTTGAGGCGACCGACGAGCACCGAGCGCTCGAGCTGCTCGCCCGCACCCCCTACGGCCGGGCCTCGGTCAGCATGCGCGCCCTCCCCTTCGTCACCGTCGCCCGCCACATCGTGGTCGACGCCCCCTCGGCGGCATCGGCGCCCTCTTCGGCGCCCTCCTCCCGCGTCCTGCTGCGCCTGCACGGCGGCTTCGGCTACGCCCAGGCGTGCGACGGCAGCGTCGTCGCGTACAGCGCCGACAACCTCAGCGGCCGCCAGGAGGGCGACGAGGACGTGTGGACCGTCCAATTCGTGGGCATGGCCCGGCTCTTCACCCCGAGCGCCGCCGAGATCGAGCTGTTCGGCCGGCCCCCGCGCACCGCGGACGGAGCGCCCTTCGATCCCGAATACCTGTGCGTCGAACCGCAGTTCATCAGCCTGCATCACCTGGAAGGCGTCCCCGCGCGACAGTTCACGCACTCCCCGTGA